From Echeneis naucrates chromosome 7, fEcheNa1.1, whole genome shotgun sequence, one genomic window encodes:
- the LOC115046530 gene encoding transcription factor HES-2-like, protein MSPNMTCEPLQTFSPGLTVAKRKQALELRKTMKPLMEKRRRARINDSLNHLKNLILPLTGRNKTPYSKFEKADILEMTVRFLSDMPRTNNKDSADSYREGYKACLQRVSALLPQTSLDQDACQRVNDFVHQSMSATVTPTCRNCCTQSFKTFPEIQQRLLSFKSSFGSRPDIQSRSSSSAAAAPSPAQQGLQPVSAAVWRPW, encoded by the exons ATGTCTCCAAACATGACTTGTGAACCCCTCCAGACTTTTTCTCCAGGGCTAACTGTGGCCAAAAGAAAACAGGCTCTTGAGCTCAGAAAG ACTATGAAACCTTTGATGGAAAAACGAAGGCGCGCCAGAATCAACGACAGCCTGAACCACTTGAAAAACCTCATCCTTCCTCTCACAGGCAGAAAT AAGACTCCGTATTCCAAGTTTGAAAAAGCCGACATCCTGGAAATGACCGTGAGGTTCCTCAGTGACATGCCGCGCACTAACAACAAAG ATTCCGCAGACAGTTACAGAGAGGGCTACAAAGCCTGTCTCCAGCGCGTCTCCGCGCTGCTTCCCCAGACCAGCCTGGACCAGGACGCGTGCCAGCGCGTCAACGACTTCGTTCATCAGTCCATGTCAGCCACCGTCACCCCAACCTGCCGGAACTGCTGCACTCAGAGTTTCAAGACCTTCCCTGAGATCCAGCAGAGACTCTTGAGCTTCAAGTCGAGTTTCGGCTCCAGACCGGACATCCAGTCCCGGAGCAGCTCCAGTGCGGCAGCGGCTCCCAGTCCAGCTCAGCAGGGCCTGCAGCCGGTCAGCGCTGCGGTGTGGAGGCCTTGGTAG